One Moorella sp. E308F genomic region harbors:
- a CDS encoding stage III sporulation protein AF, translating into MLAKIGEIVRQVALIALLAAFLEMLLPEKKITRYVRLVLGLFVVVAILTPLAEGLRFGPELELAAWDLRLDPAAAAPVQQGREMARANDEAALEIYRNRLAGQIKALVTLVPGVKQAEVLVDVSGEKERLGAIRRVVVTATLAGAETAKGGGDAPPSPAGNLPGTQWLAPPETQLPGRPEQIAGQEEGLPSTAPQITAAEVQEIQSRIVTMITHFYGLEPGQVEVRLLYGK; encoded by the coding sequence TTGCTAGCTAAAATCGGCGAGATAGTCCGCCAGGTAGCTCTGATTGCCTTGCTGGCGGCCTTCCTGGAAATGCTCTTGCCGGAAAAAAAGATTACCCGTTACGTCCGGCTTGTTTTAGGGCTCTTTGTGGTGGTCGCTATTTTGACGCCCCTGGCGGAAGGGTTGCGTTTCGGGCCGGAGCTGGAGCTGGCTGCCTGGGACCTGCGCCTGGACCCTGCGGCCGCCGCCCCGGTGCAGCAGGGCCGGGAAATGGCCCGGGCCAATGACGAGGCAGCCCTGGAAATTTACCGCAACCGCCTGGCCGGGCAGATCAAGGCCCTGGTCACCCTGGTACCTGGCGTAAAGCAAGCCGAAGTACTGGTGGACGTATCCGGCGAAAAGGAACGGCTGGGGGCCATTCGCCGGGTGGTAGTCACGGCCACCCTGGCTGGAGCGGAGACGGCAAAAGGGGGCGGGGATGCACCACCTTCGCCTGCCGGCAACCTGCCTGGCACTCAATGGCTCGCGCCTCCTGAAACCCAATTACCAGGGAGGCCGGAACAGATCGCGGGACAAGAGGAAGGACTACCGTCAACTGCGCCCCAAATTACCGCTGCTGAAGTCCAGGAGATTCAATCCCGTATTGTCACCATGATTACCCACTTTTATGGACTGGAACCCGGCCAGGTCGAAGTACGGCTGCTATATGGGAAGTGA
- a CDS encoding SpoIIIAH-like family protein, giving the protein MIKIGDKGRVIIALVLTFGVLAYLVQGDQQGTKPAGIDLPLERPVQQASQPDTGGATKVAAPIKDQATVSGPKAEDILKEASSKAEGGAAFFIEYRLERDRQRSQQIALLKQIIDNPNAGGEGKQEAQKRLVELTQQMDLEMQLEKLIVAKGYKDAAVFIQPNAVNVIVMADKFGDEDANKIGDLVSRSTGRPREQISMIHKK; this is encoded by the coding sequence ATGATTAAGATAGGTGATAAAGGACGAGTAATAATTGCCCTGGTGCTGACCTTTGGCGTCCTGGCTTACCTGGTCCAGGGTGACCAGCAGGGAACAAAGCCGGCCGGCATAGATCTACCCCTGGAGCGACCGGTCCAGCAGGCCAGCCAGCCGGATACCGGTGGAGCTACTAAGGTGGCGGCGCCAATCAAGGACCAGGCAACGGTTAGTGGACCTAAGGCAGAGGATATACTCAAGGAAGCAAGTTCTAAAGCTGAAGGAGGAGCCGCCTTCTTTATCGAGTACCGCCTGGAAAGGGACCGTCAGCGCAGCCAGCAGATCGCCCTGCTCAAGCAGATTATCGATAACCCCAACGCGGGCGGCGAGGGCAAGCAGGAAGCCCAGAAGCGGCTGGTGGAACTGACCCAGCAGATGGACCTGGAGATGCAGCTGGAAAAGCTCATCGTCGCCAAAGGTTATAAGGATGCGGCGGTGTTCATCCAGCCCAATGCCGTAAACGTCATTGTCATGGCCGACAAATTCGGCGACGAGGACGCCAACAAGATCGGCGACCTGGTCTCCCGCTCCACCGGCCGCCCCCGGGAGCAGATCAGTATGATTCATAAGAAGTAG
- the spoIIIAD gene encoding stage III sporulation protein AD: MEIFQIVGLALTATLIIVMVRQARGADTALLISLVTGAIIFLLLLDRIGTVVKVLADLSARAGINQFYLDTILKIIGIAYVAEFGSQVCRDAGENAIAGKVELAAKVLIMVLAIPIIVAILESIIRLLP; encoded by the coding sequence ATGGAGATTTTCCAGATCGTCGGCCTGGCCCTGACGGCTACCCTGATTATTGTCATGGTGCGCCAGGCCCGGGGCGCCGATACGGCCCTCCTCATCAGCCTGGTGACAGGAGCAATTATTTTTCTCCTCCTCCTGGACCGCATTGGTACGGTGGTCAAGGTCCTGGCCGACCTCTCGGCCAGGGCCGGTATCAACCAGTTTTACCTGGATACCATCTTAAAGATCATTGGCATCGCCTATGTGGCCGAGTTTGGCAGCCAGGTCTGCCGGGACGCCGGCGAAAATGCCATTGCCGGCAAGGTGGAGCTGGCCGCCAAGGTATTGATTATGGTCCTGGCCATCCCCATAATTGTTGCGATCCTGGAAAGCATTATTCGCCTCTTGCCGTAA
- the spoIIIAC gene encoding stage III sporulation protein AC: protein MLGVDVSLIFKLAALAIIITIFYTFLKQAGRDEYAYMTLLAGLAIALLWVIPLIMDLFKAVRAVFQLY from the coding sequence ATGCTGGGCGTAGATGTGAGCCTGATTTTTAAACTGGCGGCCCTGGCCATTATCATCACTATTTTTTATACTTTCCTGAAACAGGCCGGGCGGGACGAATATGCCTACATGACCCTGCTGGCCGGCCTGGCTATAGCCTTACTCTGGGTCATTCCCTTGATTATGGATCTCTTCAAAGCCGTACGGGCTGTCTTCCAGCTGTATTAA
- the spoIIIAE gene encoding stage III sporulation protein AE: MCQATTAWKLLVVLIYIGLYGLYTGLTAPSALAYYPEPATGTEAAAAMTLDEQLERQMAKLNLGGIDTFLNQLDREVGQYLPRLGFQEILANLRQGKLPLDPAAVGRGLLKYLFHELLASGALLGQLLILAVACAVLQNLQAAFSAGSISTVARGVAFLALITLALTSFTLAVRTGGEAIDRMVSFFQSLLPALITLLAATGGITASTLLQPVLIYAVTITGTLMHNVLFPLLYLTACLTVIGRIADRFQVSKMAGLLKQAAMAALGLMMTVFTGVLSIYGIASSVADGVGLRAIEFATDAFLPVVGGMLSDAVETVAGTTLLLKSAVSLVGVIIIFFLAAFPMLKILSLVVVYKVAAAVVQPFGEDQLADALDGIGGALTMVFACVAVTGLIFFLAIAVIVVLGNITVALRG; this comes from the coding sequence ATGTGTCAGGCAACCACTGCGTGGAAGTTGCTGGTAGTCTTAATTTATATTGGGCTTTACGGATTATATACAGGGCTTACTGCCCCCTCGGCCCTGGCCTATTATCCGGAACCGGCCACAGGAACAGAAGCGGCGGCTGCCATGACCCTGGACGAGCAGCTGGAACGCCAGATGGCCAAACTCAACCTGGGGGGCATCGATACTTTCCTTAACCAGCTGGACCGGGAAGTGGGCCAGTACCTGCCCCGCTTGGGCTTTCAGGAAATCCTGGCCAATCTTCGCCAGGGAAAATTGCCCCTGGATCCGGCGGCCGTCGGGCGGGGGCTGCTAAAGTATCTTTTCCATGAGCTCCTGGCCAGCGGGGCCCTGCTGGGCCAGCTCTTAATCCTTGCCGTAGCCTGCGCTGTGCTGCAAAATTTACAGGCAGCTTTCAGTGCGGGAAGTATCAGCACCGTGGCCCGGGGAGTGGCCTTCCTGGCCCTGATTACCCTGGCCCTGACTTCCTTTACCCTGGCTGTCCGTACCGGCGGGGAAGCCATCGACCGGATGGTATCCTTTTTTCAGTCCCTGCTACCGGCCTTGATTACCCTGCTGGCAGCAACCGGGGGTATAACCGCCTCTACTCTATTGCAACCGGTTTTGATCTATGCCGTAACCATTACCGGTACCCTCATGCACAACGTTCTCTTTCCTCTCTTGTACCTCACGGCCTGCCTCACGGTAATCGGCCGGATCGCCGATCGCTTCCAGGTGTCCAAAATGGCCGGGCTCCTTAAACAGGCAGCCATGGCCGCCCTGGGGCTGATGATGACCGTTTTCACCGGTGTGTTATCAATTTACGGGATCGCCAGTTCAGTTGCCGACGGAGTTGGCCTGCGGGCCATTGAATTTGCCACTGATGCCTTTTTACCTGTGGTCGGCGGCATGCTGTCCGATGCCGTCGAAACCGTTGCCGGGACAACCCTGCTTTTGAAAAGCGCTGTCAGCCTGGTAGGAGTAATCATTATTTTTTTCCTGGCCGCCTTTCCCATGTTAAAAATTCTCTCCCTGGTGGTTGTTTACAAAGTGGCGGCGGCCGTGGTCCAGCCCTTCGGTGAGGACCAGCTGGCCGACGCCCTGGACGGCATCGGCGGGGCTTTAACCATGGTCTTTGCCTGTGTGGCGGTCACGGGATTGATTTTTTTCCTGGCCATAGCCGTAATCGTCGTCCTGGGCAACATCACGGTAGCTTTAAGGGGGTAG